The following proteins come from a genomic window of Streptomyces sp. NBC_01716:
- the eccCa gene encoding type VII secretion protein EccCa, whose amino-acid sequence MSQIVVKRPPRALPADVPDEQVQVQPPPPLPRGQQEGALMQLLPMLGMGGSVVFFFMTPNPIMRIMGMVMIASTIAMAIAMLVRHRRGTQGELADMRRDYLKYLTQTRRTVLRTAHLQRDAQYYLHPSPEQLWALVAEGSRVWERRVADEDFGQVRIGLGSQQLATALIEPETAPADELEPLTAGAMRQFLNAHSVLDGLPMAVSLRAFYHLTITGETESVRSTARAMVGSLASLHSPEDLVIAVVAGRGAVSRWEWAKWLPHVQAQGPGDGAGSRRLITSDVRELEEMLAGRLEGRPRFQPGGQPLLDQPHLVVVLDGMSLPPVSALASAEGLQGVTVIEVVPGDVTAARGGLAVVVRPDSLRLESGHGMVYDGEPDRLSLEAAEALARQLAPLRVATGGDDDEPLLANLDFTDLLNLGDAASVDVTRTWRPRSQAERLRVPIGVGEDGAPVMLDLKEAAQEGMGPHGLCVGATGSGKSELLRTLVLGLAVTHSSETLNFVLADFKGGATFAGMSQMPHVAAVITNLADDLTLVDRMGDSIRGELNRRQEMLRDAGNYANIHDYEKARAAGSPLQPIPSLVLVIDEFSELLTAMPDFIEMFVQIGRIGRSLGVHLLLASQRLEEGRLRGLETYLSYRVGLRTFSAAESRAALGVPDAYQLPNVPGSGYLKYGTDEMVRFKAAYVSGVYRANAQAVAGTGGPLPVDRRPVPFTAAPVPVHYVQPAARPAVPDARTSPEDDALADSVLDVIVRRLEGRGAEAHQVWLPPLDNPPSLDELLPGLSNVEGRGLTQPGFEGAGRLVVPLGVVDKPYEQRRDTLYRDFSGAAGHMQIVGGPQSGKSTLLRTLIAGFALTHTPREVQFYGLDFGGGGMSSIAGLPHVGGIASRLDPEKVRRTTAEVYGILTRREEYFRTAGIDSINTFRKMRERGEISAADQPWGDVFLVIDGWGNFRTDYEGLEPAVLDIAARGLGYGIHVVLTASRSMEVRANLKDHLMNRLELRLGDTMDSDLDRKAAVNVPTGVPGRGLTPEKLHFMAAVPRIDSINSDSDLSEATAAMTQEVGRHWTEPGAPAVRLLPRELDAATLPAGAEQPKRGVAFGIDENLLEPVFVNFDRDPFFLVFGESESGKSNLLRLLIKRLSERYDGNSAKFFVIDNRRALLDVTPASHLAEYVPMSNNMDHHVDALSDLMRRRTPAADVTAQQLRERSWWRGPTVFVVVDDYDLVSTSSGNPLNKLTEQLPFARDVGVRFIIARSAAGASRASYEPFMQRMMELGAQGVLLSGDPQEGDILGGVRARPMPAGRGIFVSRQRGNPLVQTGLMPSPDER is encoded by the coding sequence GTGAGTCAGATCGTCGTCAAGCGCCCGCCGCGGGCACTGCCCGCCGACGTGCCGGACGAACAGGTGCAGGTTCAACCCCCTCCGCCGCTGCCCAGAGGGCAGCAGGAGGGCGCGCTCATGCAACTGCTGCCCATGCTGGGTATGGGCGGTTCGGTCGTCTTCTTCTTCATGACGCCGAATCCGATCATGCGCATCATGGGCATGGTGATGATCGCTTCGACGATCGCCATGGCCATCGCGATGCTGGTGCGGCACCGGCGCGGAACGCAGGGCGAGCTCGCCGACATGCGGCGCGACTATCTCAAGTACCTGACGCAGACGCGGCGTACGGTGCTGAGGACTGCGCATCTGCAACGGGACGCGCAGTACTACCTCCACCCGTCTCCGGAGCAGTTGTGGGCGCTGGTCGCCGAGGGCAGCCGGGTGTGGGAACGCCGGGTCGCCGACGAGGACTTCGGGCAGGTACGTATCGGCCTGGGCAGTCAGCAGCTCGCCACGGCGCTCATCGAGCCGGAGACGGCGCCGGCGGATGAGCTGGAGCCGCTCACCGCCGGGGCGATGAGGCAGTTCCTCAACGCGCACAGCGTGCTGGACGGCCTGCCGATGGCCGTGTCGCTGCGCGCCTTCTACCACCTGACGATCACCGGTGAGACGGAGTCGGTGCGCTCGACGGCGCGCGCGATGGTCGGTTCGCTCGCCTCGCTGCACTCCCCCGAGGACCTGGTGATCGCCGTCGTCGCCGGACGGGGCGCGGTGTCGCGGTGGGAGTGGGCGAAGTGGTTGCCGCACGTCCAGGCGCAGGGCCCCGGCGACGGGGCGGGCAGCCGCCGGCTCATCACGTCCGACGTACGGGAGCTGGAGGAGATGCTGGCGGGGCGGCTGGAGGGGCGTCCGCGCTTCCAGCCCGGCGGCCAGCCGCTGCTGGACCAGCCGCACCTCGTCGTCGTCCTGGACGGCATGTCGCTGCCCCCCGTGTCGGCGCTCGCGTCGGCCGAGGGGCTCCAGGGTGTGACGGTCATCGAGGTCGTACCGGGCGACGTCACCGCAGCACGGGGCGGCCTCGCCGTGGTCGTGCGGCCCGACTCGCTGCGGCTGGAGTCGGGGCACGGCATGGTGTACGACGGGGAGCCCGACCGGCTGAGCCTGGAGGCCGCCGAGGCGCTGGCCCGTCAGCTCGCGCCGCTGCGGGTCGCGACGGGGGGTGACGACGACGAACCGCTGCTCGCCAACCTTGACTTCACCGATCTGCTGAACCTCGGGGACGCGGCGTCCGTCGACGTCACCCGTACGTGGCGGCCCCGTTCGCAGGCGGAGCGGCTGCGTGTGCCCATCGGTGTCGGCGAGGACGGCGCGCCCGTCATGCTGGACCTGAAGGAGGCGGCGCAGGAGGGGATGGGGCCGCACGGCCTGTGCGTCGGGGCGACCGGCTCCGGCAAGTCCGAGCTGCTGCGCACGCTCGTCCTCGGCCTCGCCGTCACGCACTCCTCGGAGACGCTGAACTTCGTCCTCGCGGACTTCAAGGGCGGCGCCACGTTCGCGGGCATGTCGCAGATGCCGCACGTCGCGGCGGTGATCACCAACCTCGCGGACGACCTGACGCTGGTCGACCGCATGGGTGACTCGATCCGCGGTGAGCTCAACCGGCGGCAGGAGATGCTGCGCGACGCGGGCAACTACGCCAACATCCATGACTACGAGAAGGCGCGTGCGGCGGGCTCGCCGTTGCAGCCGATCCCTTCGCTGGTCCTTGTCATCGACGAGTTCAGTGAACTCCTGACAGCGATGCCGGACTTCATCGAGATGTTCGTCCAGATCGGGCGCATCGGGCGTTCGCTGGGCGTCCATCTCCTGCTGGCGTCCCAGCGGTTGGAGGAGGGCCGGCTGCGCGGGCTGGAGACGTACCTCTCGTACCGCGTGGGTCTGCGTACCTTCTCGGCCGCGGAGTCGCGTGCGGCGCTGGGGGTGCCGGACGCGTATCAGCTGCCCAACGTGCCCGGCTCGGGGTATCTGAAGTACGGCACCGACGAGATGGTGCGGTTCAAGGCCGCGTACGTATCCGGGGTGTACCGGGCGAACGCGCAGGCTGTCGCGGGCACCGGGGGGCCGCTGCCCGTCGACCGCAGGCCCGTGCCGTTCACGGCGGCGCCGGTGCCGGTGCACTACGTCCAGCCGGCCGCGCGGCCCGCCGTACCGGACGCGCGCACCTCGCCCGAGGACGACGCGCTGGCCGACTCGGTCCTCGACGTGATCGTGCGCCGTCTCGAAGGGCGCGGCGCCGAGGCGCACCAGGTGTGGCTGCCGCCGCTGGACAATCCGCCGTCGCTGGACGAGCTGCTGCCGGGGCTGTCGAACGTGGAGGGGCGCGGGCTCACCCAGCCGGGCTTCGAGGGGGCGGGGCGCCTCGTCGTACCGCTGGGCGTGGTCGACAAGCCGTACGAGCAGCGACGCGACACCCTGTACCGGGACTTCTCCGGGGCCGCGGGCCATATGCAGATCGTGGGCGGCCCGCAGTCCGGCAAGTCGACGCTGCTGCGCACGCTCATCGCCGGGTTCGCGCTGACGCACACGCCGCGGGAAGTGCAGTTCTACGGGCTGGACTTCGGCGGTGGCGGCATGTCGTCGATCGCCGGGCTGCCGCACGTCGGCGGGATCGCGTCGCGGCTCGACCCGGAGAAGGTGCGGCGGACGACGGCCGAGGTGTACGGCATCCTGACGCGGCGCGAGGAGTACTTCCGTACGGCGGGGATCGACTCCATCAACACCTTCCGCAAGATGCGGGAACGGGGCGAGATCTCGGCGGCGGACCAGCCGTGGGGCGATGTCTTCCTGGTCATCGACGGCTGGGGCAACTTCCGCACCGACTATGAGGGGTTGGAGCCCGCCGTGCTCGACATCGCGGCGCGCGGGCTCGGTTACGGCATCCATGTGGTGCTGACGGCGTCACGCTCGATGGAGGTGCGCGCCAACCTCAAGGACCACCTGATGAACCGGCTTGAGCTGCGCCTCGGCGACACGATGGACTCCGACCTCGACCGCAAGGCCGCGGTCAACGTGCCCACGGGGGTGCCCGGCCGGGGCCTGACGCCGGAGAAGCTGCACTTCATGGCGGCGGTGCCGCGGATCGACTCCATCAACTCCGACAGCGACCTGTCAGAGGCGACGGCGGCGATGACACAGGAGGTCGGCCGGCACTGGACGGAGCCCGGCGCCCCGGCCGTACGGCTGCTGCCGCGCGAGCTGGACGCGGCGACGCTGCCGGCGGGCGCCGAACAGCCAAAGCGCGGCGTGGCCTTCGGGATCGACGAGAACCTGCTGGAGCCGGTCTTCGTCAACTTCGACCGCGATCCGTTCTTCCTGGTGTTCGGCGAGAGCGAGTCGGGCAAGTCGAATCTGCTGCGGCTGCTGATCAAGCGCCTGTCGGAGCGGTACGACGGGAACTCGGCCAAGTTCTTCGTCATCGACAACCGGCGCGCGCTGCTGGACGTGACGCCGGCGTCGCACCTGGCGGAGTACGTGCCGATGTCCAACAACATGGACCACCACGTGGACGCGCTGTCGGACCTGATGCGGCGACGTACACCGGCGGCGGACGTCACGGCGCAGCAGTTGCGCGAGCGCAGTTGGTGGCGCGGGCCGACGGTGTTCGTGGTCGTCGACGACTACGACCTGGTGTCCACCTCAAGCGGCAACCCGCTCAACAAGCTCACGGAGCAGCTGCCGTTCGCGCGCGACGTGGGTGTGCGCTTCATCATCGCCCGCAGCGCGGCGGGGGCGAGCAGGGCCTCGTACGAGCCGTTCATGCAGCGGATGATGGAGCTCGGCGCGCAGGGTGTGCTGCTCTCGGGCGACCCTCAGGAGGGCGACATCCTCGGCGGCGTACGGGCGCGTCCGATGCCGGCGGGCCGCGGCATCTTCGTCTCGCGCCAGCGTGGCAACCCCCTGGTGCAGACGGGGCTGATGCCCTCGCCGGACGAGCGGTGA
- a CDS encoding DUF6571 family protein, which yields MDFEALHSANFTSLDTTVSDWTKMLTNLTDLKTDAKDGLHGKANKANWAGYNATVSREFIGKTAEEFNDAYTQAESIRNIIRDTQGELKTQQRLLKEAVERGRGNHMSVKSAGSGFTVTPNPDPKPANGQKDVDALRDELQGILDTATEMDNTASTSLKALVDLTDYGFSGQKYADRDSAAGAIKEAENLARLAKKNPEDLTVKEFDALSAGLKKYSGDELFSERFAEQLGPKGTLDFWAGITDPHSNSRLYMDRHEQLGDLQKNLSLTLATATQADTPEMRRWTYEMTELGGQPLNKNSTTQGFQVMSNLMRWGNFDDQFLKSYGTELMETEKAATSNGRHGAAVWTHMGMDPNLNRTGEDSGSDPMIGYLKALSNSPDAATDFFNDPFLSKDEDHDFKTKNGDGKEVKDTLSNFDYLFEERDWPPERDKDGEDSISGRNNLAMALEAATTGHPAGELPTLDTPAHNAGQAELAKNLMVSISENPERLTEHSYMSDSVGQIAAEYMPDINRGMYPGKESADDLFPVVGAAAKIPEVDITRFLYTVGQNPEGYAAVNAGQASYTTSLMEYHFANPDAFVNDPNFSDSDNLKQSIEGVAKVSGEVQGTIGAGRAYASEVDAGVKDQDFNNAIQTTSTWVGSGVGIGVGLATAPFVGPGGVVAGGLAGTAVDEILGGLTEGSLKDSSGEVIYRNGQEIDATRQSTYTLVEAAAEKAGESAKNPSPAIVAAAAGAAEQGFNNARTNLADFIDGEGTPRQLEPKK from the coding sequence ATGGATTTCGAAGCCCTTCACTCTGCCAATTTCACGTCGCTCGACACAACGGTCAGCGACTGGACGAAGATGCTCACCAACCTCACCGACCTCAAGACCGACGCCAAGGACGGGCTCCACGGCAAGGCGAACAAGGCCAACTGGGCCGGCTACAACGCCACGGTGTCGCGTGAGTTCATCGGCAAGACCGCCGAGGAGTTCAACGACGCGTACACCCAGGCCGAGTCGATACGCAACATCATCCGCGACACCCAGGGTGAGTTGAAGACCCAGCAGCGACTCCTCAAGGAAGCCGTCGAGCGCGGGCGGGGCAACCACATGTCCGTCAAGTCGGCTGGCAGCGGTTTCACCGTCACTCCGAATCCTGATCCGAAACCCGCCAACGGCCAGAAGGACGTCGACGCGCTACGGGACGAACTCCAGGGCATTCTCGACACGGCGACGGAGATGGACAACACGGCGTCCACGTCGCTCAAGGCACTCGTCGATCTCACCGACTACGGTTTCTCCGGGCAGAAGTACGCCGACCGCGATTCGGCGGCCGGCGCGATCAAGGAAGCCGAGAATCTGGCCCGTCTCGCGAAGAAGAACCCGGAAGACCTGACGGTCAAGGAGTTCGACGCGCTCAGTGCGGGCCTGAAGAAGTACTCGGGCGACGAACTCTTCAGCGAGCGTTTCGCCGAGCAGTTGGGTCCCAAGGGGACGCTGGATTTCTGGGCGGGTATCACGGATCCGCACAGCAACAGCCGTCTGTACATGGACCGCCATGAACAGCTTGGCGATCTGCAGAAGAACCTCAGTCTCACGCTCGCCACCGCGACGCAGGCGGATACGCCGGAAATGCGCCGGTGGACGTACGAGATGACGGAACTCGGCGGCCAGCCGTTGAACAAGAACAGCACTACCCAGGGCTTCCAGGTGATGAGCAACCTGATGCGCTGGGGCAACTTCGACGACCAATTCCTGAAGAGCTACGGCACGGAACTCATGGAGACCGAGAAGGCTGCCACCAGTAACGGCCGCCACGGGGCGGCGGTCTGGACCCACATGGGCATGGACCCGAATCTCAACCGCACGGGCGAGGACTCCGGTTCGGACCCCATGATCGGCTATCTGAAGGCGCTCTCGAACAGCCCGGATGCCGCGACCGATTTCTTCAACGACCCGTTCCTGTCGAAGGACGAGGATCACGACTTCAAGACGAAGAACGGAGACGGGAAGGAAGTCAAGGACACACTCTCCAACTTCGACTATCTCTTCGAGGAGCGCGACTGGCCGCCGGAGCGGGACAAGGACGGCGAGGACAGCATCTCCGGCCGGAACAACCTCGCGATGGCTCTGGAAGCGGCCACGACGGGTCACCCGGCGGGCGAGCTGCCGACTCTGGACACCCCGGCACACAACGCCGGGCAGGCCGAGCTGGCGAAGAACTTGATGGTGTCCATCTCGGAAAACCCGGAAAGACTTACCGAGCACAGCTACATGTCCGACAGCGTGGGGCAGATCGCCGCCGAGTACATGCCCGACATCAATCGAGGTATGTACCCCGGGAAAGAATCCGCGGACGACCTATTTCCGGTGGTGGGCGCGGCGGCGAAGATCCCCGAGGTCGACATCACCAGGTTCCTCTACACGGTGGGTCAGAATCCCGAGGGATACGCCGCGGTCAACGCGGGACAGGCAAGCTATACGACGTCCCTGATGGAGTATCACTTCGCGAATCCGGATGCCTTCGTCAATGACCCCAACTTCAGCGACAGCGACAACCTCAAGCAGAGCATCGAGGGTGTGGCGAAGGTGAGCGGCGAAGTCCAGGGAACGATCGGGGCGGGCCGTGCGTACGCGAGCGAAGTGGATGCGGGCGTGAAGGACCAGGACTTCAACAACGCGATCCAGACCACCAGCACCTGGGTCGGCTCAGGGGTCGGCATCGGGGTGGGTCTGGCGACCGCTCCGTTCGTCGGCCCTGGTGGCGTCGTGGCGGGCGGACTGGCGGGCACCGCGGTGGATGAGATTCTCGGCGGGCTCACGGAAGGCTCGTTGAAGGACAGCTCGGGCGAAGTCATCTACCGCAACGGTCAGGAAATAGACGCGACACGACAGTCCACTTACACCCTTGTCGAAGCGGCTGCCGAAAAGGCGGGCGAGAGCGCGAAGAATCCGTCGCCGGCCATTGTCGCCGCTGCCGCGGGTGCGGCGGAGCAGGGCTTCAACAATGCCCGCACGAACCTCGCGGACTTTATCGACGGCGAAGGAACTCCCCGGCAACTCGAGCCAAAAAAGTGA
- a CDS encoding WXG100 family type VII secretion target, whose amino-acid sequence MAQQNDGTMVVTYGSLEQAASVIEKQANRLDESLEAIQTKIRGVSATFEGEAKTAADAAHKKWDNETRQIHNALKDIARKVREAGPTYQAGDKKSAGYF is encoded by the coding sequence GTGGCTCAGCAGAACGACGGCACCATGGTCGTGACTTACGGCTCGCTGGAGCAGGCCGCCTCGGTCATCGAGAAGCAGGCCAACCGGCTCGACGAGAGCCTTGAGGCCATCCAGACGAAGATCCGCGGCGTCTCCGCGACCTTCGAGGGCGAGGCCAAGACGGCGGCGGACGCGGCCCACAAGAAGTGGGACAACGAGACGCGCCAGATCCACAACGCGCTCAAGGACATCGCCCGCAAGGTACGTGAGGCCGGCCCCACGTACCAGGCAGGCGACAAGAAGTCCGCCGGCTACTTCTGA
- a CDS encoding WXG100 family type VII secretion target, with protein sequence MAVQKVGDQSLKDFQDEITIKFEDVKGQLKNLQGVIDSLEGAWKGIGASAFDAKQAEINSGMVRIAKMLLNFQEAIQVTRTTAGNTEDEVYAALNGVDVTAGFSGDSAATAKATSNISGY encoded by the coding sequence ATGGCAGTCCAGAAGGTCGGCGATCAGAGTCTCAAGGACTTCCAGGACGAGATCACGATCAAGTTCGAGGACGTCAAAGGGCAGTTGAAGAACCTCCAGGGCGTCATCGACAGCCTGGAAGGTGCCTGGAAGGGCATCGGCGCCAGCGCATTCGACGCGAAGCAGGCCGAGATCAACTCCGGCATGGTCCGGATCGCGAAGATGCTGCTCAACTTCCAGGAAGCGATTCAGGTCACGCGTACCACCGCCGGCAACACCGAGGACGAGGTCTACGCGGCCCTGAACGGTGTCGACGTGACTGCCGGCTTCTCCGGCGACTCCGCCGCGACGGCGAAGGCGACGTCGAACATCAGCGGCTACTGA
- a CDS encoding S8 family serine peptidase has translation MSQVRRRFGSYSFRRGPLCAVAMVGASVIGMLGAAPAVADDAQSKQWYLDAMRVEEIWKTSTGEGIKIALIDSGVNASTPSLKGQVLKGVDATETDGATDDYDGHGTTMAELIVGTGAGGGLKGLAPGARIIPMRVADAAFEKKHKSDSLDNSNAIRAAADGDAKIINFSGGGEFVDAAEKEAVEYAHSKGKLLFAAVGNTGDKANKPGYPANYPEVVGVAASDREGQVAKYSQHGDFVDIAAPANDIPRWCDETFTKYCDGDGGTSAATALASASAALIWSANPDWTANQVLRVMFESAGRGDDWKPGTVSNYLGHGIVRPNAAINRGIGKPGDADVSPLTNEKTTADGASGESSSDDAASSSPKPGAEGTDSDSDSDSDSDKDTDAADASEDTGGDSQLGLILGGAVVVAVLAGGAFAVVRKRRSA, from the coding sequence ATGAGCCAGGTCCGGAGGCGATTCGGCTCGTACAGCTTTCGGCGCGGCCCGCTGTGCGCGGTCGCCATGGTCGGAGCGTCTGTGATCGGCATGTTGGGCGCCGCTCCGGCGGTTGCCGACGACGCGCAGTCGAAGCAGTGGTACCTGGATGCCATGCGTGTCGAGGAGATCTGGAAGACCTCCACGGGTGAGGGCATCAAGATTGCTCTCATTGACAGCGGCGTCAACGCGTCGACTCCCTCCCTCAAGGGGCAAGTCCTGAAGGGAGTGGACGCCACGGAGACGGACGGGGCGACTGACGACTACGACGGTCACGGGACCACGATGGCCGAACTGATCGTCGGCACAGGTGCGGGCGGCGGCCTCAAAGGGCTGGCACCCGGGGCAAGAATTATCCCGATGCGGGTCGCCGACGCGGCGTTCGAGAAGAAGCACAAATCGGACTCTCTCGACAACTCCAACGCCATCCGCGCAGCTGCCGACGGCGATGCCAAGATCATCAACTTTTCGGGGGGCGGCGAGTTCGTAGACGCTGCGGAGAAAGAAGCGGTCGAGTACGCGCACAGTAAAGGCAAATTGCTCTTCGCTGCCGTCGGCAACACGGGTGACAAGGCCAACAAGCCCGGCTACCCGGCCAACTACCCTGAGGTGGTCGGCGTTGCCGCTTCCGACCGCGAAGGTCAAGTGGCCAAGTACTCCCAGCACGGTGACTTCGTAGACATCGCCGCCCCTGCCAACGACATCCCCCGTTGGTGCGACGAGACCTTCACCAAGTACTGCGACGGCGACGGCGGAACCAGCGCCGCCACCGCCCTCGCGTCCGCCTCCGCCGCCCTCATCTGGTCCGCCAACCCCGACTGGACCGCGAACCAGGTCCTGCGGGTCATGTTCGAGTCCGCAGGTCGTGGTGACGACTGGAAGCCCGGCACCGTCAGCAACTACCTCGGCCACGGGATCGTCCGCCCGAACGCCGCCATCAACCGGGGGATCGGTAAGCCCGGCGACGCGGACGTCAGCCCGCTTACCAACGAGAAGACGACGGCCGACGGGGCCTCGGGCGAATCGTCGTCGGACGATGCGGCGTCCTCATCGCCCAAACCCGGCGCGGAGGGCACGGACTCGGACTCGGACTCGGACTCGGACTCGGACAAGGACACGGACGCGGCGGACGCCTCCGAAGACACCGGCGGCGACAGCCAGTTGGGGCTGATCCTCGGCGGCGCGGTGGTGGTCGCCGTACTCGCCGGGGGCGCTTTCGCCGTCGTACGCAAACGCCGCAGTGCGTGA